From the Diospyros lotus cultivar Yz01 chromosome 13, ASM1463336v1, whole genome shotgun sequence genome, one window contains:
- the LOC127789346 gene encoding pyruvate decarboxylase 1 → MDTKIGPVDTCKAICSDVGCLPQNGGVCAIQNTAPVPLINCAESTLGRHLARRLVEIGANDVFSVPGDFNLTLLDHLIAEPELNLVGCCNELNAGYAADGYARSRGVGACVVTFTVGGLSVLNAIAGAYSENLPVICIVGGPNSNDYGTNRILHHTIGLPDFSQELRCFQTVTCFQAVVNNLEDAHELIDTAISTALKESKPVYISISCNLPGIPHPTFSREPVKFSLSPRLTNQMGLEAAVEAAAEFLNKAVKPVMVAGPKLRVAKAGDAFVELAEACGYAMAVMPSAKGLVPEHYPRFIGTYWGAISTAFCAEIVESADAYLFAGPIFNDYSSVGYSLLLKKEKAIIVQPDRVVIANGPAYGCILMRDFLKALAKRLKCNTTAYENYHRIYVPEGCPPKCQPNEPLRVNVLFQYIQRMLSGDTAVIAETGDSWFNCQKLKLPKGCGYEFQMQYGSIGWSVGATLGYAQAAKDKRVIACIGDGSFQVTAQEISTMLRCGQRTIIFLINNGGYTIEVEIHDGPYNVIKNWNYTGLVDAIHNGEGKCWTTKVCTEEDLVEAIETATGAKKDCLCIIEVIVHKDDTSKELLEWGSRVSAANSRPPNPQ, encoded by the exons ACCTGGCGCGCCGTCTCGTGGAGATCGGCGCCAACGACGTCTTCTCGGTCCCCGGCGACTTCAACCTCACGCTGCTCGACCACCTCATCGCCGAGCCGGAGCTCAACCTCGTCGGCTGCTGCAACGAGCTCAACGCAGGCTACGCCGCCGACGGTTATGCCCGCTCACGCGGCGTCGGCGCCTGCGTCGTCACCTTCACCGTCGGTGGCCTCAGCGTCCTCAACGCCATCGCCGGTGCCTACAGCGAGAACCTCCCCGTCATTTGCATCGTCGGCGGCCCCAACTCCAACGACTACGGCACCAACCGGATTCTGCACCATACCATCGGCCTCCCAGATTTCAGCCAAGAGCTCCGCTGCTTCCAGACCGTCACCTGCTTTCAG GCTGTGGTGAATAACTTGGAAGATGCACACGAACTCATCGATACCGCCATTTCAACCGCACTGAAAGAAAGCAAGCCTGTCTATATAAGTATAAGCTGTAACTTGCCGGGGATTCCTCATCCCACTTTCAGCCGGGAGCCAGTCAAGTTTTCCCTCTCTCCACG ATTGACTAATCAGATGGGTTTGGAAGCGGCGGTGGAGGCGGCGGCGGAGTTCCTGAACAAGGCAGTGAAGCCCGTGATGGTAGCGGGGCCGAAGCTGCGGGTGGCTAAGGCAGGCGACGCCTTCGTGGAGCTCGCCGAGGCGTGCGGCTACGCGATGGCGGTGATGCCGTCAGCGAAAGGACTCGTCCCGGAGCACTACCCGCGCTTCATCGGCACCTACTGGGGCGCCATCAGCACCGCCTTCTGCGCCGAGATCGTCGAGTCTGCCGATGCCTACCTCTTCGCCGGTCCAATCTTCAATGACTACAGCTCCGTCGGCTACTCACTGCTGCTCAAGAAGGAGAAAGCCATCATCGTCCAGCCGGATCGGGTGGTGATCGCCAACGGCCCGGCGTACGGCTGCATTCTGATGAGGGATTTCTTGAAGGCTCTGGCGAAGCGGCTGAAATGCAACACCACAGCCTACGAGAATTATCACCGGATCTACGTGCCGGAGGGGTGCCCACCGAAGTGCCAGCCGAACGAGCCGCTGAGAGTGAACGTTCTGTTTCAGTATATTCAGAGGATGCTTTCCGGCGACACCGCCGTGATTGCTGAAACAGGGGATTCATGGTTCAATTGCCAAAAGCTGAAGCTGCCGAAGGGATGTGG ATATGAGTTCCAGATGCAGTATGGATCGATTGGTTGGTCGGTGGGTGCCACTCTTGGATACGCCCAGGCTGCCAAGGACAAGCGAGTGATTGCTTGCATTGGCGATGGCAGCTTCCAG GTGACGGCGCAGGAAATATCAACAATGCTGAGATGCGGGCAGAGGACCATCATCTTCCTGATAAACAACGGTGGGTACACCATAGAAGTTGAGATTCACGACGGTCCTTACAATGTGATCAAGAACTGGAACTACACCGGCCTCGTGGACGCCATTCACAATGGCGAGGGCAAGTGCTGGACCACAAAG GTATGCACCGAGGAAGACTTGGTAGAAGCCATAGAGACGGCAACGGGGGCCAAGAAAGACTGCTTGTGCATCATAGAGGTGATAGTTCACAAGGATGACACGAGCAAAGAGCTGCTTGAATGGGGGTCTAGGGTTTCTGCTGCCAATAGCCGCCCCCCCAATCCTCAgtaa